Below is a window of Picosynechococcus sp. PCC 7002 DNA.
GTTTTGAGGGGAAAAGGGATCGAAGTTTGGGGGGTGGTTGGATTAGCAACATGATGCATTGTTCAAATCTCCTGGACACGCCAATAGGTAATGAAAGGATTAAGTCATAATTTACTTTTTCTTAACCTTGGTTTTAGTATACACCGAAGCTTTTGGGAGATTTCCTTTGTATCACGGTTTTAAAACGGAAAAGTCCGTAAGGATATAGTTAATCTATTCTTAACCTTGGAGCGGGATTGGGGGCGATCGCCTTGCCTCTGGGGATAGCCTCAGGCGACGAATTCACGGGAGGCAGCTTTTTAATTATTCGTTACAAACTTCATGAAAAATCACATTCACCGAGGCCGAAAACGTGCCAATTCAGGTTAGTCTGGAATACTAGTTTGACCTGTGTCGACCTAAAGAAGCCTTGCAACATCAGCCTTTGGGCCATCAGGTAAACCCTTTTAATAAATAGATAAAACTTCTTCCCACGCAACCATGACAGCTTTGCAAACAGAATCCACCAATGCCAGTTCCGCTAAGCCTGTGCCCCCCAGTGATTCCAAAGAACGGGTGAGCCAGTTTATGCAGCAAATCCAGGACAAAATTTGTCAGGGATTAGAGGTGGCCGACGGAAAAGGAAAATTTCAGGAAGATTCTTGGCAGCGACAGGAGGGCGGCGGCGGTCGTTCTCGGGTAATGCGTGAGGGGAATGTCCTAGAACAGGGGGGCGTCAATTTCTCTGAGGTATGGGGTGATCAACTGCCGCCTTCGATTTTGAAACAGCGCCCTGAAGCCGCAGGCCACGGGTTCTATGCCACGGGCACATCAATGGTGTTACATCCCCGCAATCCTTATATCCCAACGGTTCACCTCAACTATCGTTATTTTGAAGCTGGCCCCGTCTGGTGGTTTGGCGGTGGTGCAGATTTGACGCCCTACTACCCTTTTGCTGAGGATGCGGCCCATTTCCACAAAACCTACCAAGCCGCCTGCGATCGCCACCACAAAGAGTATTACAACGTCTTTAAGCGCTGGTGTGATGAATATTTCTACCTGAAGCACCGGGACGAAACCCGTGGGGTCGGTGGATTGTTCTTCGACTATCAAGATGGCACCGGGGAACTGTATAAAGGCCCCCACCCCGATAAAGCTGCTGCTGCCTACAGTAAGGATTTAGGGGAACAGCCCCAGCGCAGTTGGGAAGATATTTTTGCGTTTGTGCAAGACTGTGGTGGTTCCTTCCTTGATTCCTATGTGCCGATCATTGAACGGCGACGCAACACAGAATATGGCGATCGCGAACGGCAATTCCAACTTTACCGCCGGGGCCGCTACGTCGAATTTAACCTCGTCTATGACCGGGGAACTATTTTCGGCTTGCAGACCAATGGCCGTACCGAATCGATTTTGATGTCTTTACCGCCCCTGGTGCGTTGGGAATATAGCTACAGTCCTGAGCCTGGTACCCCAGAGGCAGAACTCTATGAACGGTTCCTCAAGCCCCAGGATTGGGCCAACTGGCAAGGTTAAGAATCGGCCTCTTTTAAAGAGTCAAAACCGAAAGCGAAAATTGTAGTGATCACTGGGGCAAATCTGGGGGCGCGAACGCCGAGATTTCCCCAGAATTTTGATTTGGGGCATAATAGCTCAGGTATTACCGGAAAAGTCCAACACCAGCGGTGGCAATTCAAGCCGCTTTGGGGTGTTGCTCACCACTGCCCGGTCAGCTTTATTGTGCCCTAGAGAACGATTGATGCGGGTTACACCGAGAACACTACAAAACTATAAAAAAACGGCACGACCCATCGTGACCCTGACGGCCTGGGACTATGCGATCGCCCGCTTAGTTGATCAAGCCGGGGTCGATGTCATCCTGGTGGGGGACTCCCTCGCGATGGTGGCCCTCGGCTATGAAAATACGCTGCCTGTGACCCTAGAGGCGATGATTCACCATACCCAGGCCGTTTGTCGGGGGGTTAAAAATGCCCTCGTGGTCAGTGATCTTCCTTTTTTAACCTACCAAGAAAGCCTCTCCCAGGCGATCCATACGGCGGGTCGAATTCTCAAGGAAACCACCGCCCAGGCGATCAAACTGGAAGGGGGACACCCAGCGATGGCCGAAACGGTGGAACGTCTCACTCGCTTAGGGGTACCGGTGATGGGTCATGTGGGTCTCACTCCCCAATCGGTGCATACCCTGGGTTATCGGCAACAGGGCAATACGGAACTAGAAGCGACACGGGTGATCCAAGAGGCGATCGCCCTCGAACAGGCCGGGGCCTTTGCGGTGGTCTTAGAACATATTCCAGCGACCCTGGCACAGACGATTACCGAAAAAC
It encodes the following:
- the hemF gene encoding oxygen-dependent coproporphyrinogen oxidase codes for the protein MTALQTESTNASSAKPVPPSDSKERVSQFMQQIQDKICQGLEVADGKGKFQEDSWQRQEGGGGRSRVMREGNVLEQGGVNFSEVWGDQLPPSILKQRPEAAGHGFYATGTSMVLHPRNPYIPTVHLNYRYFEAGPVWWFGGGADLTPYYPFAEDAAHFHKTYQAACDRHHKEYYNVFKRWCDEYFYLKHRDETRGVGGLFFDYQDGTGELYKGPHPDKAAAAYSKDLGEQPQRSWEDIFAFVQDCGGSFLDSYVPIIERRRNTEYGDRERQFQLYRRGRYVEFNLVYDRGTIFGLQTNGRTESILMSLPPLVRWEYSYSPEPGTPEAELYERFLKPQDWANWQG
- the panB gene encoding 3-methyl-2-oxobutanoate hydroxymethyltransferase, which encodes MRVTPRTLQNYKKTARPIVTLTAWDYAIARLVDQAGVDVILVGDSLAMVALGYENTLPVTLEAMIHHTQAVCRGVKNALVVSDLPFLTYQESLSQAIHTAGRILKETTAQAIKLEGGHPAMAETVERLTRLGVPVMGHVGLTPQSVHTLGYRQQGNTELEATRVIQEAIALEQAGAFAVVLEHIPATLAQTITEKLTIPTIGIGAGRHCDGQVLVTADLLGLSEKAPPFAKQYLDLDNLITNAVQRYSDDVRTQQFPPHLGS